TTACGACACCGAATACGCGATGGTCGATCGCGACGACGACATCAAGATCGGCATTCGCACGTCCGCGCTCACGTTCGGCCGGTACGACGTGCTCGCCGTGATGCTGTGCTACGCCGCGACGCTCGCGGTGTATGCGGGCATCGGCGTCACGCTGCACTTCGGCTGGCCGTACTGGCTCGGCTGGCTGGGCGCGGCCGGCTGCGCGGCGTATCACTACATGCTTATCCGAAACCGCGAGCGCATGGCGTGCTTCGCCGCGTTCAAGCACAACAATTGGCTGGGCGGCGCGTTGTTCGCAGGGATTGCGCTTCAGTACGCGCTGGCAGGCTGAGCTTGCGCGGCGCGTGGCGATTCATTGATGCTCGATCGTGTCGATTTCATCGAGCTCGACATGGAAGGCAATCGGACTGGACGTGCGTCGGGGCGCGAAGGAAACCATCGAGCGGTGCGCGCCCGTCATGCTCGCCGAAGTGCTCATGAACGACGAGAAAATCATCCGGACGTTTTGCTCGCGTTGAACGCACATGACCCGCTGTTGCGGCATATCGCGCAGCGCGGCGACAGGCTTTTCATCGAATAACCCGCGCGCGCCACGTCGCATCTGCGCGTTCGAGCCGTTCAAGCCGCGCCGAATTCATCGCCCATTTCTTTGGCCCGCGCTTCCGCCGCCAGCGCGCCGCGCACGATCGCGTCCTTCACGCCTTGCGCATCGAACGAGGCGAGCGCGGCCGCCGTCGTGCCGCCCTTCGATGTCACGCGCTCGCGCAGCACGCTCGCCGGTTCGCTTGACTGCGCCGCGAGTTGCGCCGCGCCCGTGAACGTCGCGACCGCGAGCGCGCGGCCTTGCTCTTCGTCCATGCCGAGCGCGCGCGCCGCTTCCTGCATCGCTTCGATGAAATAGAACACGTACGCCGGACCGCTGCCGGAGATGGCGGTGACTGCGTCGATCTTCGCTTCGTCGTCGAACCAGACGGTCGTGCCGACCGCTTCCAGCACTTGCGATGCAAGCGCCTTCGCCTCGTCGCTCACGCCCGGCAATGCAGCGAGCCCCGTTACGCCCATGCCGATGAGCGCGGGCGTGTTCGGCATGGTGCGCACCACGTGCGCGTAGCCGCCGAGCCACCGCGAGAGGTCCGCCGCGCGGATGCCCGCCGCGATGCTGATGACCGTCTGCCGCGCGAGATGCGGCGCGAGCGCCTCGGCGACGCCTTTGAGCACCTGCGGCTTCACCGCGAGCAGGATGGCGTCGTAGCCGGCGAGCTTCGCGTCGATGGCCGCGCCCGTCTCGATGCCGAATTGCTTCGCGGTGCGCGCGCGCGCTTCCTCGTTGATGTCGATGGCGTAGATATCCGCGGGCGCGACGCCGCGCTTGAGGAGACCGCCGATGAGCGCCGCGGCCATGTTGCCGCCGCCGATGAATGCGATTTTCATGGTGAGAGTGATGAGTCAGTGGGTGTAAGTGCGCGTGCCGAAAATCGCGGTGCCGATGCGTACCATCGTCGAGCCTTCGAGCACGGCGGCTTCGAGATCGGCGGACATGCCCATCGACAGCGTGTCGAGTTCGAGGCCGTCGGCGCGCAACGCATCCATCAATTCGCGCAGGCGCGCGTGCGGGGCGCGCTGGGCGTCGAGCGTGTCGGCGGGCTCGGGAATCGACATCAGCCCGCGCAGACGCAGGCCGGGCAGCGCCGCCACCGCATGCGCGAGCGCCGCGGCGTCATGCGGCTCGACGCCGCTCTTGGATGCCTCTCCGCTCACGTTCACCTGCACGCACACGTTGAGCGGCGTCGCGCCTTCGGGACGCTGCGCGGAAAGGCGTTCCGCGATCTTCAGGCGGTCGATGGAATGCACCCAGTCAAACTGCTCCGCGACGAGCTTCGTCTTGTTCGATTGCAGCGGCCCGATGAAATGCCATTCGATCTTGCTGCGCAAGTCTGCGAGCGCGGCGATCTTCGCGATGCCTTCCTGCACGTAGTTCTCGCCGAACGCGCGCTGGCCGGCATCGAAGGCGGCGCGCACGTCGTCGGCGGGGAAAGTCTTGGATACGGCGAGCAGCTTGACGGACGCCGGATCGCGCGACGCGCGTTCGGCGGCCTGCGCGATCCGTTGACGGACTTCTTCCAGATGTTGAGCGATGGACATGCGCGAGCGACATTCATGGCGGATCGGGCCATTATACGAATCCGCCTAGCCGTACAGCAGATGCTCCAGAAGCTGAATCCAGTGCGTCACGGGCGTGGATGTGCCGCTTTGCAGATGCGCGATGCAGCCGACGTTCGCGGACACGATCATCTGCGGCTCGGTCTTTTCCAGCCGGTCGAGCTTCTGATTGCGTAGCGCGTAAGCCATCTTCGGTTGCAACACCGAATACGTTCCGGCCGATCCGCAGCAGATGTGCGCGTCCGCAGGCAGGCGCACTTCGAGACCGAGCGCCGTCAAAAGGTGCTCGACGCGCCCGCGAATCTGCTGCCCGTGCTGCAACGTGCACGGCGGATGAAACGCTACCGTATGCACCGCGCGCCGCCGCGCCAGCGCCACGAGTTCTTCCTCGAACGCCGGCAGAATCTCGGCCAGATCGCGCGTCAATTCGACGATGCGCCGCGCCTTGTCCGCGTACATCGGATCGTTGCGCAGCAGGTGGGCGTATTCCTTGACCGTCGCGCCGCAGCCCGACGCGTTCATCACGATCGCCTCGACGCCGCTTTCGACATACGGCCACCACGCGTCGATGTTGTTGCGCACGTCGTCGAGCGCGTCGTCGTTATAGCCGAGATGCAGACGAATCGCGCCGCAGCAGCCGGCGCCCGGCGCGGTCACGATCTCGATGCCGAGCGCATCGAACACGCGCGCCGTCGCCGTGTTGACGTTCGGCATCATCGCGGGCTGCACGCAGCCGGCGAGCATCAGCATCTTGCGCGCGTGCTTCCGCGTGGGCGGCGCGAGCGGCTTCTCGGGCACCGGAATCTTCGAGCGCAGCTTGCGCGGCAGTACGCCGCGCACTTGCTGCCCGAGCTTCATCGCGGGCGTGAAAAGCGTGCTGTTCGGCAGGAAGCTCGCGAGAAAGCGGCGCTGGATGCGCTGGCGCATCGGCCGCTCGACTTTCTGTTCGACGACCTTGCGGCCGATCTCGACGAGCTTGCCGTACTGCACGCCCGACGGACACGTGGTCTCGCAGTTGCGGCACGTGAGGCAGCGGTCCAGATGCGTCTGCGTGCTGCGCGTGGCGGGCGCGCCCTCGAACATCTGCTTCATCAGATAGATGCGCCCGCGCGGTCCGTCGAGTTCGTCGCCGAGCAGTTGATACGTCGGGCAAGTCGCCGTGCAGAAGCCGCAGTGGACGCACTTGCGGAGAATCGCGTCGGCTTCGTCGCCATCGGCGGTGCCGCGGATGAAATCGGCGAGATTGGTTTGCATTGCGTGTTGCTCGGTTCGCCTAGAAATCGGGATAAAGCCGGGCGCGGTTGAAGATGCGCGCCGGATCGAACGCGGCCTTCAACCCGCGGTGAATCTTCATGAGCGGCGCGGGCAGCGGCGTGAACACGCCCGCGTTGCGGTCGTAGGCGGAGCCCGCGCGAAAGATCGTCGCGTGGCCGCCGGCCTGCTTCGCGCTGATGCGTACGGTCTGCGGATCGGTGTCGGTGATCCACCAGCGTTGCGCGCCGCCCCATTCCATGAGTTGCGCGCCCGGCAGATGCAGCGGCTCCGCAATCGACGGCAGCGCGAGCCGCCAGAGCGCCGAGCGCGGTTCGATCACGGCGAAGAACGGGTCCGTCTGTTCGCGCAGGCCGATCCAGAAGCGGTCGGCCTCGACCGCATCCACCACTTCGCCGCCGAGCGAATTGCGCGCGGTCTTCACGGCCGCTTCCGCGCCCGCGAGACGCAGCGCGAGCGTGCCGTCGCGCCACGCGCTGCCGCTGATCGGCAACGGATGGCCGCCCCATTCGTTGAGCTTGCGCACGCCGTCGGTGGCGTGCATGTCGAATTTGAGCGTGGCTTCGGCGACGGGTCGCGGCAGCACCTTCACCGAGAGTTCGAGAATCAGCCCGAGCGTGCCGAGCGATCCCGCGAGCAGCCGCGCGACGTCGTAGCCCGCGACGTTCTTCACCACTTGCCCGCCGAAGCGCAGCACTTGCCCGCGTCCGTTCATCACGGCTGCGCCGAGCACGAAATCGCGCGCCGCGCCGGTCCACGCGCGGCGCGGTCCGGCAAGACCTGCCGCGATGCAGCCGCCGAGCGTCGCATTGCGGCCGAAGTGAGGAGGCTCGAAAGGCAGCATCTGGCCATGTTCTCTTAACGCAGCCTCGATTTCAGCAAGGGGCGTTCCGCTTTTCGCAGTGATGACCAGTTCCGCCGGATCGTACGAAATGATCCCGCGATAGGCGCGCGTGTCGAGAATCTCTCCCTGGAGCGTCTGGCCGTACCAGTCTTTCGTGCCGCCGCCGCGAATGCGCAGCGGCGCGCCGGTCTCGCTGGCCCGGGCGATCCGCTCCGACCAGGCGGCGACGATGTCGTCCTGTTCCATGGTGTCCCGCTCTTGTGATCCGCTTTTCGTATGGCTTGCGCTACGCCTGTCCGGTCGATTGTACCGGCCGCTTAACGCAGCCGTACCCGGACAAACGTGGATAGCGAAACGCGCGGCGAGCGCGGCGGCCGGTCAGAAGCGCGGCAGTTCGGGATGCGGCAGGAGGCCGCCGCGAATGTGCATCTTGCCGTATTCGGCGCAGCGCGCGCGCGTGGGAATCGCCTTGTCGGGATTGAGCAGGCGCAGCGGATCGAACGCGCGCTTGACCGCGTGAAACGCGTCGCGCTCTTCCGGCGAAAACTGCACGCACATCGAATTGATCTTCTCGATGCCCACGCCATGTTCGCCCGTCACCGTGCCGCCCAGTTCCACGCACGTTTCGAGAATGTCCGAACCGAACGCTTCCGCGCGATGCCATTCGTCGAGATCGTTGCCGTTGAAGAGAATCAGCGGATGCATGTTGCCGTCGCCCGCATGGAACACGTTGATGCAGCGAAGCGCGTACTTCTTCTCCATCTCTTCGATGCGCGCGAGCAGCGGCCCGATGGCGCGGCGCGGCACCGTGCCGTCCATGCAGTAATAGTCGGGCGAAATGCGGCCTGCGGCGGGAAACGCGTTCTTGCGGCCGGACCAGAACTTGAGCCGCTCGGCTTCGGAGCGCGAAATCTGGATGCGCGTCGCGCCATGCTCGCGCAGCACGGCGGTCATGCGGACGATTTCCTCGGCGACTTCGTCGTAGGTGCCGTCGGATTCGCACAGCAAAATGGCGGCTGCGTCGAGATCGTAGCCGGCCTTGACGAATTCCTCGACGGCGCGCGTCGCGGGCTTGTCCATCATTTCGAGGCCGGCCGGGATGATGCCCGCCGCGATGATCGCCGCGACCGCGTTGCCGCCTTTCACCACGTCGTCGAAGCTCGCCATGATGACCTGGGCGGTCTGCGGCTTCGGAATCAGCTTGACGGTGACTTCGGTGACGACGGCGAACATGCCTTCGCTGCCGATCAGCACCGCGAGCAGGTCGAGCCCCGGCGCATCGGGCGCGAGCGAGCCGAATTCGACGATATCGCCTTCCATCGTCACGGCGCGCACGCGCAGCACGTTATGCACGGTGAGGCCGTATTTCAGGCAGTGCACGCCGCCTGAATTTTCGGAGACGTTGCCGCCGATGGTGCACGCGATCTGCGACGACGGGTCCGGCGCGTAGTACAGCCCGTAAGGCGCGGCGGCTTCCGAAATGGCGAGATTGCGCACGCCGGGCTGCACGGTGGCCGTGCGCGCGTACGAATCCACTTCGATGATGCGCCGAAAGCGCGCGAGCGACAGCACGATGCCGTGGCGAATCGGCATGGCGCCGCCGGAGAGCCCGGTGCCCGCGCCGCGCGGCACGATCGGCACGCCGAGCCGCGCGCAGATCTGCACGACGCGCTGAACCTGCGCTTCGGTTTCGGGCAGCACGACCGCGAGCGGCAGACGCCGGTAGGCGGCGAGACCGTCGCATTCGTAGACGGACGTGTCCTCGTCGCGAAACAGCAGGCAATGCGTGGGCAGCACGGCCATCAGCGCCTGCACAACTTCGCGCTGACGCTCGGCGAGTTGTTCTTCCGTGAGCGCGGGCGCGTCCTCGTGCGGCAGATTCGGCGAGAATTCCGGCGCGGCGGCGTCGGAGAACTCGGGCTTGAGTTCGTCGGGTGCGTTCATGTCTCCTCCCGGCGCCTGAACATGACGGCGCGTGTTCGATAAAAGTCTCTGACGCGGCGACACCCCATGTTGCGCGCTCGTGGCTTCTTCGTCCACCGGGCGCGCGGGATGCGGCGGCGCGGTTAGCGCGTGAACGCGAAGATCTTGCCCGGATTCATCAGGTTCTTGGAATCGAGCGCGTGCTTGATGGACCGCATCACGTCGATGCCGTCTTCGCCGTGCTCGTCGAGCATGAAGTCCATCTTGTGCAGCCCGACGCCGTGCTCGCCCGTGCACGTTCCGCCGACTTTCAGCGCGCGCTCGACGATGCGCCGGTTCAGGCGCTCCGCTTCGTCGCGTTCCTCGGGCTTCGCGGGATCGAGCAGCATCGCGACGTGGAAATTGCCGTCGCCGACGTGTCCGACGATCGGGCAGGGCAGCGACGAGCCGAGCAGGTCCTTCTCCGTCTCTTCGACGCATTCGGCCAGACGCGAGATCGGCACGCAGACGTCAGTCGTCACGGCGCGGCAGCCGGGCTTCAGTTGCAGCATCGCGAAATAGGCGTTGTGGCGCGCGGTCCACAGGCGGCTGCGGTCTTCGGGACGCGTCGCCCATTCGAAGTCCGTGCCGTGGTTCTGCGCCGTGATCTCCTGCACGGTCTGCGCCTGTTCCTTCACGCCCGCTTCGGTGCCGTGGAATTCGAAGAACAGCATCGGCGACTCGCGCAGCGTCAGATTCGAATGTCGATTGATGGCGCGCACCGCCAGCTTGTCGACGAACTCGACGCGGGCGATCGGCACGCCCATCTGGATCGTTTCGATGACGGCGCGCACGGCGTCGCCCATCGACGGGAACGCGCAGACGGCGGCCGAGATCGCTTCGGGCTGCGGATAGAGCCGCACCGTGATTTCGGTGATGACGCCGAGCGTGCCTTCGGAGCCGACGAAAAGCCGCGTCAGGTCGTAACCCGCCGACGATTTGCGGGCGCGCGTGCCGGTATGGATGACGCGGCCGTCGGCCAGCACGACGGTCAGCGCGAGGACGTTTTCGCGCATCGAGCCGTAGCGCACGGCGTTCGTGCCCGAGGCGCGCGTCGCCGACATGCCGCCGATGCTCGCGTCCGCGCCGGGATCGATCGGAAAGAAGAGGCCGGTGTCCTTCAGCGCTCCGTTCAACTGCTTGCGGGAAATGCCGGGCTGCACGGTGGCGGTGAGGTCTTCGGCGTTGATCGAGACGACGCTGTTCATCTCCGACAAGTCGATGGACACGCCGCCTTGAACTGCGAGCAGATGCCCTTCGAGCGACGATCCGTTGCCGTACGGGATGATCGGCACGTCGTGCTCGGCGCACAGCCGGACGATGGCCTGGACCTCTTCCGTGCTGCGCGCAAAGACGACGGCGTCAGGCAATTGCGGATCGAACGGGGATTCGTCGCGGCCGTGATGTTCGCGCACGGCCTGGCTCGTGCTGACGCGCTCGGCGAAGTGTTGCTTGAGCGCGTCGAGCAGGGCGGCGGGAAACGGCCGGCGGATGGCATGCGGCAAGGCGGGATGGTTCACGGGCGTCTCCAGCGGATTTTTGTCGATTTCGTGCTTCGGGCGGCATGCGTGCTGTTTGTCGGTTGCACGGCAGGGCGCCGTCTTATTTTACGCGCGGGACGCTCGCGGCGCGCGGCGTCGCGGGTAAGCGAGGGGCGCTGCCTATAATGCTTCGGCGGCTTTTCGGCGCATTTTGGATTCTGGATGACACAGGAGCAGTGATGGGTAACCGCCTCAGCAAGATCGCGACGCGCACCGGCGACGATGGCACCACCGGACTCGGCGATGGCCGCCGCGTGTCGAAAGACGATGCGCGCATTGCGGCGATCGGCGATGTCGATGAACTGAATTCTTCGTTGGGCGTATTGCTGTGCGAGGCTTTACCGCCGGATGTGCGTCATGCGCTCACGCAGATTCAGAACGATTTGTTCGATCTGGGCGGCGAATTGTCGATTCCCGGACATTCGATGATTTCCGATTCGCATTTAGCGCGGCTGGATGCGTGGCTCGCGGATTACAACTCGACTTTGCCGCCGCTTAAGGAGTTCATTTTACCGGGCGGGTCGAGGGCGGCGGCGCTGGCGCATGTTTGCCGGACGGTGTGTCGGAGGGCGGAGCGGGCGATTATTGCTTTAGGGCGGGTCGAAGCCGATGCGGTTAATGACGCGCCTAGGAGGTATGTTAATCGGTTGTCGGATTTGTTGTTTGTTTTGGCGCGGGTTTTGAATCGGGCGGATGGGGGGGAGGATATTCTCTGGAATCACGCACGAGAATGAGCTCGCACGAGCAAAGGCGGCTTAAAACTTCGGCAGAGTCGGCACCGATTGAGAAGCGGTGTCGACTCTGCTAGTTATGCTGCAATCAATTGCCGCCAACTCTCTTCAGTCGCCGCTGCTTCACCGCTTCCGCCAATCCTTCGAGAACCCCGACGCTCTCCTCCCACCCGATACAAGCATCCGTAACGCTTTGCCCGTAAGTAAGCTCACACCCTTCCTTCAAATCCTGCCGCCCGGCGACAAGATGCGATTCCACCATCACGCCGACGATCCGCTCATCGCCAGCCGCCAACTGACGCCCGATATCCGCGCAAACCGGAATCTGATTCTCATGCTTCTTCGAGCTATTCGCATGGCTCGCATCGATCATCAGCCGTGCCGCTAATCCCGCCTTGCCGATATCGCTGCAAGCGGCATCCACGGAAGCCGCATCGAAGTTTGGCGTCTTGCCACCGCGCAAAATGATATGGCAGTCCTCATTCCCAGCGGTCGAAACAATCGCCGAATGCCCGCCCTTCGTCACAGAAAGAAAATGGTGCGGCTGCGAAGCGGCCTTGATCGCGTCCACCGCGATTTTCACGTTGCCGTCCGTGCCATTCTTGAATCCGACCGGACACGAAAGCCCCGAAGCCAATTCGCGATGCACTTGCGATTCGGTCGTCCGCGCGCCGATCGCGCCCCACGAGATCAAATCCGCGATGTACTGCGGGCTGATCATGTCGAGATATTCCGTCCCCGCCGGCAGCCCGAGCTCGTTGACATGCATGAGCAATTCCCGCGCGGCGCGCAATCCGTCGTTGATCTTGAAGCTGTTATCCATATACGGATCGTTGATCAGCCCTTTCCAGCCGACCGTCGTGCGCGGTTTTTCGAAATACACGCGCATCACGATTTCGAGTTCGCCCGCGAACCGCTTGCGCTGCTCGATCAAGCGCCCCGCATATTCCAGCGCCGCCTTCGGATCGTGAATCGAACACGGCCCGATGATGACGATCAATCGGTCATCCATGCCATGCAGAATGCGATGCATCGATTGCCGCGCGTTGAAGATAAGATCGGACACCGGCTCCGTGCACGGAAATTCGCGG
The Caballeronia sp. M1242 DNA segment above includes these coding regions:
- the proC gene encoding pyrroline-5-carboxylate reductase produces the protein MKIAFIGGGNMAAALIGGLLKRGVAPADIYAIDINEEARARTAKQFGIETGAAIDAKLAGYDAILLAVKPQVLKGVAEALAPHLARQTVISIAAGIRAADLSRWLGGYAHVVRTMPNTPALIGMGVTGLAALPGVSDEAKALASQVLEAVGTTVWFDDEAKIDAVTAISGSGPAYVFYFIEAMQEAARALGMDEEQGRALAVATFTGAAQLAAQSSEPASVLRERVTSKGGTTAAALASFDAQGVKDAIVRGALAAEARAKEMGDEFGAA
- a CDS encoding YggS family pyridoxal phosphate-dependent enzyme is translated as MSIAQHLEEVRQRIAQAAERASRDPASVKLLAVSKTFPADDVRAAFDAGQRAFGENYVQEGIAKIAALADLRSKIEWHFIGPLQSNKTKLVAEQFDWVHSIDRLKIAERLSAQRPEGATPLNVCVQVNVSGEASKSGVEPHDAAALAHAVAALPGLRLRGLMSIPEPADTLDAQRAPHARLRELMDALRADGLELDTLSMGMSADLEAAVLEGSTMVRIGTAIFGTRTYTH
- the glcF gene encoding glycolate oxidase subunit GlcF, giving the protein MQTNLADFIRGTADGDEADAILRKCVHCGFCTATCPTYQLLGDELDGPRGRIYLMKQMFEGAPATRSTQTHLDRCLTCRNCETTCPSGVQYGKLVEIGRKVVEQKVERPMRQRIQRRFLASFLPNSTLFTPAMKLGQQVRGVLPRKLRSKIPVPEKPLAPPTRKHARKMLMLAGCVQPAMMPNVNTATARVFDALGIEIVTAPGAGCCGAIRLHLGYNDDALDDVRNNIDAWWPYVESGVEAIVMNASGCGATVKEYAHLLRNDPMYADKARRIVELTRDLAEILPAFEEELVALARRRAVHTVAFHPPCTLQHGQQIRGRVEHLLTALGLEVRLPADAHICCGSAGTYSVLQPKMAYALRNQKLDRLEKTEPQMIVSANVGCIAHLQSGTSTPVTHWIQLLEHLLYG
- the glcE gene encoding glycolate oxidase subunit GlcE, which codes for MEQDDIVAAWSERIARASETGAPLRIRGGGTKDWYGQTLQGEILDTRAYRGIISYDPAELVITAKSGTPLAEIEAALREHGQMLPFEPPHFGRNATLGGCIAAGLAGPRRAWTGAARDFVLGAAVMNGRGQVLRFGGQVVKNVAGYDVARLLAGSLGTLGLILELSVKVLPRPVAEATLKFDMHATDGVRKLNEWGGHPLPISGSAWRDGTLALRLAGAEAAVKTARNSLGGEVVDAVEADRFWIGLREQTDPFFAVIEPRSALWRLALPSIAEPLHLPGAQLMEWGGAQRWWITDTDPQTVRISAKQAGGHATIFRAGSAYDRNAGVFTPLPAPLMKIHRGLKAAFDPARIFNRARLYPDF
- a CDS encoding FAD-linked oxidase C-terminal domain-containing protein — translated: MNAPDELKPEFSDAAAPEFSPNLPHEDAPALTEEQLAERQREVVQALMAVLPTHCLLFRDEDTSVYECDGLAAYRRLPLAVVLPETEAQVQRVVQICARLGVPIVPRGAGTGLSGGAMPIRHGIVLSLARFRRIIEVDSYARTATVQPGVRNLAISEAAAPYGLYYAPDPSSQIACTIGGNVSENSGGVHCLKYGLTVHNVLRVRAVTMEGDIVEFGSLAPDAPGLDLLAVLIGSEGMFAVVTEVTVKLIPKPQTAQVIMASFDDVVKGGNAVAAIIAAGIIPAGLEMMDKPATRAVEEFVKAGYDLDAAAILLCESDGTYDEVAEEIVRMTAVLREHGATRIQISRSEAERLKFWSGRKNAFPAAGRISPDYYCMDGTVPRRAIGPLLARIEEMEKKYALRCINVFHAGDGNMHPLILFNGNDLDEWHRAEAFGSDILETCVELGGTVTGEHGVGIEKINSMCVQFSPEERDAFHAVKRAFDPLRLLNPDKAIPTRARCAEYGKMHIRGGLLPHPELPRF
- a CDS encoding FAD-binding oxidoreductase; this encodes MNHPALPHAIRRPFPAALLDALKQHFAERVSTSQAVREHHGRDESPFDPQLPDAVVFARSTEEVQAIVRLCAEHDVPIIPYGNGSSLEGHLLAVQGGVSIDLSEMNSVVSINAEDLTATVQPGISRKQLNGALKDTGLFFPIDPGADASIGGMSATRASGTNAVRYGSMRENVLALTVVLADGRVIHTGTRARKSSAGYDLTRLFVGSEGTLGVITEITVRLYPQPEAISAAVCAFPSMGDAVRAVIETIQMGVPIARVEFVDKLAVRAINRHSNLTLRESPMLFFEFHGTEAGVKEQAQTVQEITAQNHGTDFEWATRPEDRSRLWTARHNAYFAMLQLKPGCRAVTTDVCVPISRLAECVEETEKDLLGSSLPCPIVGHVGDGNFHVAMLLDPAKPEERDEAERLNRRIVERALKVGGTCTGEHGVGLHKMDFMLDEHGEDGIDVMRSIKHALDSKNLMNPGKIFAFTR
- a CDS encoding cob(I)yrinic acid a,c-diamide adenosyltransferase produces the protein MGNRLSKIATRTGDDGTTGLGDGRRVSKDDARIAAIGDVDELNSSLGVLLCEALPPDVRHALTQIQNDLFDLGGELSIPGHSMISDSHLARLDAWLADYNSTLPPLKEFILPGGSRAAALAHVCRTVCRRAERAIIALGRVEADAVNDAPRRYVNRLSDLLFVLARVLNRADGGEDILWNHARE
- the aroG gene encoding 3-deoxy-7-phosphoheptulonate synthase AroG: MPPHNTDDVRIRELKELVPPAHLIREFPCTEPVSDLIFNARQSMHRILHGMDDRLIVIIGPCSIHDPKAALEYAGRLIEQRKRFAGELEIVMRVYFEKPRTTVGWKGLINDPYMDNSFKINDGLRAARELLMHVNELGLPAGTEYLDMISPQYIADLISWGAIGARTTESQVHRELASGLSCPVGFKNGTDGNVKIAVDAIKAASQPHHFLSVTKGGHSAIVSTAGNEDCHIILRGGKTPNFDAASVDAACSDIGKAGLAARLMIDASHANSSKKHENQIPVCADIGRQLAAGDERIVGVMVESHLVAGRQDLKEGCELTYGQSVTDACIGWEESVGVLEGLAEAVKQRRLKRVGGN